One window of Archangium lipolyticum genomic DNA carries:
- a CDS encoding tetratricopeptide repeat protein, whose product MSQSSSSGASGCPPEQVLAGFASGSLPRTERSALEAHLARCSVCFEVVSALLAELGPAASVSSPAQPAPVLARGTAMGRYLLLDPIGVGGMGVVYSAYDPGLDRKVALKLLSPHGPHGASSPEGRLRLQREARALARLSHPNVVTVYDVGTEGEQVFVAMELVEGQTLGTWMSAGAHGWQQVLHCFQEAGRGLAAAHAVGLVHRDFKPDNVLIGREGRVRVTDFGLARVTEATPDPRPEDGVGAAPGARTGAQPSSLSGTQAGTPRYMAPEQWLGAASGPWTDQFSFCVALWEALYGEHPFTSGPPAALRQEVVAGHLRTAPAQRQIPTRIHAALVRGLQSEPSARHPSMEALLAVLEMDPARRRRRVAALVGASVLLVGLLGAGLAQWTYRSAQLCAGGTARVQSAWGAAARESVRRGLLASGAPGAERTWELLTQRVDAYTSDWASMHREACEATRVRGEQSEQLLDRRMLCLEHALRRMSALARQLEHADRATADKALDAVHALPSLTECANTAALLGAPGLPQEDSVRQQVLTLRGQLAELETLKELGHLKEALPRAEALTRAAEALAYPPLQAEVLLLEGELLQLDEQMPRAIERVHLAALRAERGHEDTLATRAWTMLGRIHGVERKEFAEAHRSIDYAQAKLDRLGHRDLLLETELLGIRAGLADREGKYAEAIALDQERVKVLEQQLGPDAPALASALYGLAASLYMQGRLDEAHTAIRRSVALSERHWGPETLKLATGLNLLAIITKHRHQLPEAREAYERALRIHARLSGETSSRYAQTLANLGSLFNALGENEKALAAFQRAVDIERASKERDTDSLANVLTNMASVYRQLGRFEEALAVNQEALSLRTAKFGPRHVLVGVSLDSMGISLMKLGRHTEALEHFRRELEIFTASFPEHHPHVATAHYQVGLALTRLGRLSQARASLERALAIFERHADLGPEQAETRFRLALLQWENGGADRSRARQRILELREQLEKEARAEVDEWLGNHPASP is encoded by the coding sequence ATGAGCCAATCCTCTTCATCAGGAGCCTCGGGGTGCCCCCCCGAGCAGGTGCTGGCCGGCTTCGCATCGGGTTCGCTCCCGCGGACGGAGCGCTCGGCGCTCGAAGCACACCTGGCGCGATGCAGCGTGTGCTTCGAGGTGGTCTCCGCACTGCTCGCGGAGCTCGGCCCCGCGGCCAGCGTCTCGTCACCGGCCCAGCCGGCCCCCGTGCTGGCTCGCGGCACGGCCATGGGGCGCTACCTGCTGCTCGATCCCATCGGGGTCGGTGGCATGGGCGTGGTGTACTCGGCGTATGATCCAGGGCTCGACCGGAAGGTCGCGCTCAAGCTGCTCTCGCCCCACGGTCCTCACGGAGCCTCGTCTCCCGAGGGGAGGCTCCGGCTGCAACGCGAAGCCCGCGCCCTGGCCCGGCTGTCCCATCCCAACGTCGTCACCGTCTACGACGTGGGTACCGAGGGCGAGCAGGTGTTCGTGGCCATGGAGTTGGTGGAAGGGCAGACACTCGGGACGTGGATGTCCGCCGGCGCCCACGGCTGGCAGCAGGTGTTGCACTGCTTCCAGGAGGCGGGCCGGGGGCTCGCCGCCGCCCATGCGGTGGGGCTCGTCCATCGCGACTTCAAGCCCGACAACGTGCTCATCGGACGCGAGGGCCGGGTGCGCGTCACGGACTTCGGCCTGGCGCGGGTGACGGAGGCCACGCCGGACCCCCGCCCTGAAGACGGAGTGGGGGCCGCCCCTGGAGCGCGCACGGGTGCCCAGCCCTCGAGCCTGTCGGGCACCCAGGCCGGCACTCCCCGCTACATGGCGCCCGAGCAGTGGCTGGGCGCGGCCTCGGGCCCGTGGACGGATCAGTTCAGCTTCTGCGTGGCGCTCTGGGAAGCGCTCTACGGCGAGCACCCCTTCACCAGCGGCCCACCCGCCGCGCTGAGACAGGAAGTGGTTGCGGGCCACCTTCGCACCGCGCCCGCACAGCGGCAGATTCCCACGCGAATCCACGCGGCACTCGTGCGCGGGCTCCAGTCGGAGCCCTCGGCGCGCCACCCTTCCATGGAGGCACTGCTGGCCGTCCTGGAGATGGATCCGGCACGGCGGCGCAGGCGCGTCGCGGCGCTGGTGGGAGCGAGCGTGTTGCTGGTGGGGTTGCTGGGGGCGGGCCTCGCGCAATGGACGTACCGCTCGGCCCAGCTGTGTGCCGGAGGGACGGCGCGCGTCCAGTCCGCGTGGGGAGCCGCGGCCCGGGAGAGCGTGCGCCGCGGACTGCTGGCCAGCGGGGCACCCGGCGCGGAACGGACCTGGGAGCTGCTCACCCAGCGCGTGGATGCCTACACCTCGGACTGGGCCTCCATGCACCGCGAGGCCTGCGAGGCCACGCGCGTCCGGGGTGAGCAGTCCGAGCAGCTGCTCGATCGCCGCATGCTGTGCCTGGAGCATGCGCTGCGGCGCATGTCGGCCCTGGCGCGTCAGCTGGAGCACGCCGATCGCGCCACGGCGGACAAGGCGCTGGACGCAGTGCATGCGCTCCCCTCGCTGACCGAGTGCGCCAACACGGCGGCGTTGCTGGGAGCGCCGGGGTTGCCCCAGGAGGACTCCGTCCGGCAGCAGGTGCTCACGCTGCGCGGGCAGCTGGCGGAGCTGGAGACGCTCAAGGAGCTGGGCCACCTGAAGGAGGCGCTCCCGCGCGCCGAGGCGCTGACCCGGGCCGCCGAGGCGCTGGCCTACCCTCCCCTGCAGGCTGAGGTGCTCCTCCTGGAGGGTGAGCTGCTGCAACTGGATGAGCAGATGCCGCGAGCCATCGAGCGGGTCCACCTGGCGGCGCTCCGGGCGGAGAGGGGGCACGAGGACACGCTCGCCACGCGCGCCTGGACGATGCTCGGCAGGATCCACGGCGTCGAGCGCAAGGAGTTCGCCGAGGCACACCGCAGCATCGACTATGCCCAGGCGAAGCTCGACCGGCTGGGCCACCGGGACCTGCTCCTGGAGACGGAGCTGCTGGGGATCCGGGCGGGGCTGGCGGACCGGGAGGGGAAATACGCCGAGGCGATCGCGCTGGACCAGGAGCGCGTCAAGGTCCTGGAGCAGCAGCTCGGGCCGGACGCGCCCGCGCTGGCCAGCGCCCTGTACGGACTGGCCGCCTCGCTCTACATGCAGGGGCGCCTGGATGAGGCCCATACCGCCATCCGCCGTTCCGTCGCGTTGAGCGAGCGTCACTGGGGACCCGAGACCCTGAAGCTCGCCACGGGGCTCAACCTGCTCGCCATCATCACCAAACACCGGCATCAACTGCCCGAGGCCCGCGAGGCGTATGAACGCGCGCTGCGCATCCACGCCCGCCTGTCCGGTGAGACGTCCTCCCGTTACGCCCAGACACTGGCCAACCTGGGCTCCCTGTTCAACGCCCTGGGAGAGAACGAGAAGGCACTCGCCGCGTTCCAGCGCGCCGTGGACATCGAGCGCGCGAGCAAGGAGCGGGACACGGATTCCCTGGCCAATGTCCTCACGAACATGGCCTCCGTGTACCGGCAGCTCGGGCGGTTCGAGGAGGCGCTGGCGGTCAACCAGGAAGCGCTCTCCCTGCGCACCGCGAAGTTCGGTCCCCGCCACGTGCTGGTGGGGGTGTCGCTGGACTCGATGGGCATCTCGCTGATGAAGCTGGGGAGGCACACCGAGGCCCTGGAGCACTTCCGGCGCGAGTTGGAGATCTTCACCGCCTCGTTCCCGGAACATCACCCCCATGTGGCCACGGCCCACTACCAGGTGGGGCTGGCGCTGACCCGGCTGGGGCGGCTCTCCCAGGCGCGCGCCTCCCTGGAGCGGGCGCTCGCCATCTTCGAGCGGCATGCGGACCTGGGCCCCGAGCAGGCGGAGACCCGGTTCCGTCTGGCGCTGCTCCAGTGGGAGAACGGCGGCGCGGATCGCTCGCGGGCGCGTCAGCGGATTCTCGAACTGCGAGAGCAGCTGGAAAAGGAAGCCCGTGCCGAGGTGGACGAATGGCTCGGCAATCATCCCGCATCTCCCTGA
- a CDS encoding STAS domain-containing protein produces MNPSAPIPQDSERLSTLSCIQLHGAFDARAARDVLALLQRQADAGHLELDFSKVSTFQDFALDLLVQGLGRLPGLHLKTRGIPSHPARVLQYLSIDPHTLAPMRRSLQCPACLPVSDHRDLDD; encoded by the coding sequence ATGAACCCGTCCGCGCCCATTCCGCAAGACAGTGAGCGTCTCTCGACGCTCTCCTGCATCCAGTTGCACGGAGCCTTCGATGCCAGAGCGGCCCGGGATGTCCTGGCGCTCCTCCAGCGTCAAGCCGACGCGGGCCACCTGGAGCTGGATTTCAGCAAGGTGAGCACCTTCCAGGACTTCGCCCTGGATCTGCTCGTCCAGGGATTGGGCCGGCTGCCGGGGCTCCATCTGAAGACGCGGGGGATTCCCAGCCACCCGGCGCGGGTGCTCCAATACCTGAGCATCGACCCGCACACGCTCGCGCCCATGCGCCGGAGCCTCCAGTGCCCCGCCTGTCTCCCGGTGAGCGACCATCGGGACCTCGACGACTGA